One Rhinolophus ferrumequinum isolate MPI-CBG mRhiFer1 chromosome X, mRhiFer1_v1.p, whole genome shotgun sequence genomic window, TAGAATTTTGAGTCCTCTTAGAATacatagcaatcctaaatgtgCATGCAAcaaaaaacagaggagaaaaataaataaagcaaaactgaTAGAAAATTTCAACACCACTGTTTCAAAAATTGTTAACTACAAGACAGAACATCAGGAAGGATATAGGAGAATTCAGTGACACTATCCATCAAAAGAATCTAATTTATACTTATAGAAAACTCTGGCCAGCATCTACCCAACAACAGAATGCACAACCCTTTAAAGCATTCATGGAACATTCACCATAGATAGACCTTTCACCAAGACATTAAGGGCTACTATCTAACaaacctcaaaaaatttaaagaattgaaaTACATAGAGTATTTTATTTGACCACAATGAAAACTAGAGACAATAACAGACAACTGGAAAATCTTCAAAAATTTAGAAACTGAACAACActcttctaaataatccatgggtcaaaggtaaggggggaggagggtggtagatgatggtaaaggggctcaaatatatggtgatggaaggaaaactgactctgggtggtgaacacacaatgtgatttatagatgatgtaatacagaattgtatacctgaaatctatataactttactaacaatcttcaccccaataaacttaaaaaaaaagagaatgtctcaagggatttaaaatatatactgacctgaattaaaatgaaaatataaaattacaaaatttgtgggatgcattTCAAATAGAGCTGAGAGATAAATTTATAGTGCTAAATGCTTACATTGAAATAGACGAAAAGTTTCAAATCTATAAGCCTAGCTTCCCCCTTAAGAAACtaggggtaaaaaaaaagaagcagaagaaaggaaataataaagatcagagtagaaatcaatgaacttgcaaataaaaacaatagataaaaatcaatgaaacattgTTCTTTGAGAgatcaataaatttgaaaaagctCTACGAAGACACAGTGTTATTTGAAGTCAAAGGTAGAACAAAAAACTTCCAGTGGAAATTTTGTGCTGGGCTCTGGATGGGGAAATAATAATTTTGGTGGGAATGATAATTGTTTCGGTGAATCCACATGGTGCCTTGTTTTTTCTATGCATGAATTTATTGAATGTTGCCCTCAAACCTATGTGTGGATATTATGGCCCTTGTTTGATGAGgaaacaagcttttttttttttttaacaactgataaagtcaatttattaaaaagattgacTTAAGCATCTGCAATGGTGACTTCAACCTCGACTCCTGGCTCAATACTGATGGAAGTAATCTGCTTAACAATCTCAGAAGGACTGTGCAAGTTAATCAGTCGCTTGTGGATCCTCATCTGAAAGCTATCCCAAGTCTTAGAACCTTTACCACAAGGAGTTTTTCTTGTAGTGATTCTCAGAGTCTTGGTGGGCATCCGAACTGGTCCTtttactttgagatttttttcctttgcgcCTCTGATCAAGTCAGCACACACCTTCTCCAAGGATTTTACGTTGCGGCTGGTTAGAGTAATTCTAATTCGGTGAATCGCCACCTCTGGTTCCACGGGTGTCTTTCCGGTATCTTTAAAAGCCATGGCTGCGGCGCGGCTTCCTGACCGACTTGTTCCTCCGCGAGAGCGAACAGCGGTGAGTCAAGAGCAGAAGCGGGCGAAAACGAACGATGATCGAACCACAACCGCGCCTTCCTCAAAGAGCGAAACAAGCTTTGAGAAGTGAAGGGAATTGACTGTGATCACatagaaataagagaaaggatTTAATTACATGTTTGTATGGTTCTACAGCCTGAAGCATTTGTCTACCATGTCCCCTAGTAAATGCTTCATGGATGTGGTGTCATTCCATATTGGCGTTGAATGCGCATTTTTGAAATTATTCCTGTCTTTCATTGTATGTATCtggtcagtttttaaaaatttatttattttttcattaaagttgatattcaatattattttatattagttccaggtgtacagcatagtggttagacatttatatcatttatgcagtgatccccccgattagtctagtaccaacTTGGCACTATAagtagttgttgcaacattgttgactatattccctatgctgtactttacatccctgtgactattttgtaactaccaatttgtacttcttatcccttcacctttttcacccattccttcctcccccaacttcagtttgttctctgtttctgagtctgtttctgttttgtttgttcatatgTTCTGTTCTTCAGAATCCACaaataagagagatcatatggtatttgtgtcctcagtctgacttatttcacttagcataataccctctaggtccaaccatgttgttgcaaatggtaatatttccttcttttttatggctgagtgatactCCATTGTGTCTTGTGCATTCTACCTTCTACCTGTAAATTCTTATATTTGGCCATCTCATTCTCATCCTTCTCTTTTCGCTGACTCATTGCCTTAAGCCAAGAGTATTTTAATAGACACACTCAGCAGTGCCTGTTTACTTGATATCTTTCTCACTTGACTGGGAACCTCTTGAGACCTAGAACCATGTAATTCATATTTATATGCCCAGAGACTGTCTGGGCATATGTAgcctatttatatatattgtggcATGTCCAGAGTGCTGGTGAGGTGGCCTTAAAAGGGTCTTATTCCATGACAAATCAGGGAgctttatggaaaagaaaaaaaaaagactagataCTTTTGGGGTTGACAGCCCAACCCTATGACCAAGAAATCTCAAATATGAGGCTTAGGAGCCACCCCTTACATCTTCCATGGCTCCATCATCCTACCTCATCAGCAGAGACATGGGCAGGGAATTCATTTAACTCTTTGAGAAATTAAGTGCACAAATTGGCAATTGGAAGCCAATACTCTACAGTGTAGGGGAGGCTATTTTATGGTAAATTGCTGTCTTTGAACCAGTGCCAATTCCCTCAAGATGGAGGGCACTGACAAGAAGCAAATGACATAAAAGATTCCTCATTtgattatacaaataaaacagaaaggatgCAAAGCATGGTTCTGTGGTTGGATACCAAATATTCAACTTGTAGGAAAGGGTATTTCTCCTCTCCAATTTTGGCACTGCGGCTCTTAAAGTAGAAAGGAACACCTATAATGTGGACCCAGAAAGAACATCTTGCAATATTAAGTGGCTTTTTTAGGTACTGGAGTTTGTGCCAAGTTGTCAGCAATAGCAGCACAACACGTTGCTGGACACCTAAATGCCTGGGGACCATGTAAGAAGTTAAAGGACTTGGCTTGTGGGACCATGAAACAGTTAAGATATTTTGGCTTTAAGGAGTaggaaacagactcaaagagGCTACATTAAGGACCTCTATTGGTTTGTGTAActttaaatagaaagatattagGGTTGGCTTCAGGGATGTCTTTATCCAGTCTTGGTCACCACTCTTacataaattacattaattttgatAATGGTTATTTAAATTCAACATACCTCAAATCTTATAACCATCTTTTGTCCAAATCTAAGCCACTTccatcttttcccattctttttttttatttatttaaatttattggggtgacaattgttattaaaattacatagatttcaggtgtgcaattctatatcacatcatctataaattacattgtgtgttcaccacccagagtcagctccccttccatcaccatatatttgatcccccttaccctcatctcccacccccaacccctttaccctctggtaaccaccaaattacgttccccagattaattttcaaaccccgtggccatcctgtggtcaccaactgcccttcaatcccttccccccccccccccccccccgcccatctagcaatcctcagtttttcctctttgtctccaacactgtttctggttagttcattcacttattcttttctttagattcctcaaataagtgagatcatatggtacttatctttctctgtctgacttatttcacttaacataatgttctctaggtccatccatgttgttgcaaatggtaagatttctttcttctttatggctgcgtaatactccattgtataaatgtaccacagtttcttaatccagtcatctaccgatgggcattttggttgtttccatgtcttggctattgtgtatagtgctgcaataaacatagaagtgCACACTTCcatcttttcccattcttatCAGTAGTGGCACCAATGACCCCGTCGCTTCAGCTGAAAACTTTGGAGTCCCTTTGGAATCTTTTCTGGTTCTGTTTTTCTATATGTTCCTTAGctatacatcttctatatattgACACTTTATTCAGTCTGGATTTTCTCACCATGGCAAAATTCTTGTAGCACTTCCAGGCACATACTGAGATgtccagaaaaagagaaggtgTAATCATTgatgaaatttttctttcctttcttaaaagtttCCAGCAAATCTCTCTGACTTTCTCCTCTCAGATGGTGTGGTTAGACCTGTGCATTCCCTTCAGGCATGCTGCCTACCTACTAAGTGATGTGATGTCCTGCAGCCCTTCAAAATAGCGAAGTTCAAAGTCGAATTCAACCTGTAGTCCATGTCAGCATTCTGAACGTCTCATTTTTCCTGTAACTTTGGtatcttatttttcctctccaaGAATTGGGTCACATTTTCATTCCTGAGCTAACCACTATTGCTAGGAGAATGGCCTGGCTTTAGTTGCATAGGACTGGGGCTCTGAATCAACTACTATGGCAAGGGGGATAATATCCATGGAATAACCCTGGTTCTGAGGTTCAGTTTGGGGTGGGAATTGAGGTGTGGTTGGCTTCCTCTGATGCACAGGAGTACTTGGGGTAAGAGATGGATGCTTTAAAAAATCAGGGgtgtggaaaggagagaagagatgcTAGGACAGTTACTAGTAAGGTCTACTACAGGCCCTTTTATCCAAAGGGAGGGTTTTAGGCAAAAATGAAAGATAAGTTCAGTTGttttgtaatgtgtgtgtgtgtgtgtgtgtgtgtgtgtgtgtgtgagagagagagagagatgattttgTACTCAAGGATGGCAGTCTGAAAACTCTCCTTATCCCTAACTTATTCTAAATAGCATTGCTAGTTTAGAAACTTTCTTCAGACTGCATTGGTTTAAACTTCccagtggctccccattgctGAGAGTATAATGTTGTAAACTCTCAATATGGCTCTCATAGGCCCAGCCTATAATCCAACATATCATCTCACGCTGTTAGCCATCATGATCATGATTTTTTATCATCAGCAGCATCATTAACACTTATTGTGTATAACTATACTAGCTACTTTACGTGaattattcaatttaatttttattttcacaatgcACAAAtgattcctgttttatagatgaaagaaATAAGACTCAGATTTACATAACTTGTCCAAGGTAGTAGGGGCCTTAACTACCATGTTATTTGGTTTTACTGCCTTATGCAGGCCACTATCCTCTAAAACAAAACTGGATTTATATAATTCTTGAAACTTTCCAAAGTCATTACTGTTTCTAAGGTTTACTTCTGGCAATCCTTTCTCTTAGTATGAGCTCCTCagcacaattaaaatttttcacaatGTCAAGGCATAATTCcttcagaaaaaataatcttCCTGAGCTATACTTGcatgcgcacacatacacacaca contains:
- the LOC117025988 gene encoding 40S ribosomal protein S20-like; protein product: MAFKDTGKTPVEPEVAIHRIRITLTSRNVKSLEKVCADLIRGAKEKNLKVKGPVRMPTKTLRITTRKTPCGKGSKTWDSFQMRIHKRLINLHSPSEIVKQITSISIEPGVEVEVTIADA